The sequence below is a genomic window from Setaria italica strain Yugu1 chromosome IV, Setaria_italica_v2.0, whole genome shotgun sequence.
aatgGTTGTCAAATGATCATGTCCACCCACAATCCCCATTCCCACACATTCATTCCACAAAGTATAATGGCCCCACCATGGAAATGAACAGCAGCTCTAAACAAGGTTGTATAAACCTTCATTCCAGTAATGCTCAAATGGAACATTCCAAAACAATCCAGACAGAAACCAATGCTAGGTGTCTTCACCCAAAAAAAATGCTGAAGCTATGCAATCAAGTTCAATGGAAAGCCAGCAACAGTTTATGTGGAACTTGTTCAAGCTCCTGAGACCAATTTCAATAAAAAATCAGCAACAGCTAATTCTCGTGACCTAACTGTTTAGCTTGGAACAGTACCTGCGAGCTCTGCACTTGCGACTTGAACTTGGAGATATTGGACTCCTGCAGCATCTCACTCTGCACAGCGTAACAAGGCCAGCAAATCAGAAGACAGTTAACCAAGCCACCCGTacatcaaatcaaatcaaacacTGCACGCAATGTGGGGTGTTACCTTCTGCATCTCGGCCTTGGAGACGAAGGACTCGGAGATGCTCTCGAGGCTGTCGTTGAGGACCTCCGTGATGGCGGAGGTGATGGCCTCCGCCTGCTTGGTCGGCACGCCCTGCGACTCCAGCTTCCTGACCTGCGATCATCCccacgagcgcgcgcgcgcacccACATCAGCATCCCGTCGGAGCATTTCGCCGAACACCTCCCGGGCGCAACCCGGCACGGGGCGCACGGCATTCGCGTAAATCGGAACGGAACGGGACTAAGCGGAGGAAATTGCTTACGAGGGCGAGGGTGTCGACGAGGAAGGCGCGGCGGCCGTTGGTCTTGACGAGCTGCGAGATGCTGCGGGCGGCGCTGGTGGGCACGGCCGCCCCCGCCCAGCGCTGCGGCCACTGGTGCTGGCCGTGCAGGAGCAGGGCGCGCCtgcaggcgacggcggcggcggccatctcctcctcctcctccccccacgCGACGCGAGCGGCGGAccgggagggcggcggaggaggggggttGGTCGGGGCGCGAGCCGGTGGGGAGCGGTCGGGGGGGCCGGGCTAATAAGGCTTGGTGGGTGGGTGGCGGGCGATTCGGGCGGCTCGGCTTCGTTCCCgggggggaggcggtggcggtggcgctaaTTTGGGAAAGGTGAGGGGGACGGCGAGGGGCCGACGCTGCCTAAATGGGGAGGCGTGCGTGCAGTTGAGGCttggggaggaagaagacgcttccaagcaaacttttttttgtgtgtgaaaagaaaagaaatggattCCCCTTGTTATCGCGTCGTGCGGGAACTGCCTGTTTGTCTTTCTCCCAGAAAGACCGAcccttttttcaaaaaatttcaaaattgtCCCTGGGTCCTTGAGTAGGATAGGAATATGTGTTTTTGTTTCAGGCagagtaatcacaatcgcagTCGCAAATCACAGTTAACTAGAGTAAGCAGCCACGAGCAGTTCGAGTAAGATCTTGACGAGTTTAACTATATGAATTCAACTATTCAGATTCAAATGTACTTGAGGTTTGCTTTGTGGTGAAAATTTGAAAATAGAGTAGCCAATTGACCATTGGGTCTTGGCTTTCgcaggaagaaagaaaggaagctGCTTCTTGCGTTTTGCTCGGTGATAACGCACCAACCGCACGCATCCACATGGGGAGGGGTGTGCTTAGACGGTACGGCTAGAGCCGTCACTTTATCACACAGCGTAAAAAAACATACAACTCTGTAGGAAGAAATCTGCTTGAATTGTCACGTTCCGAATTACGACGTTACTATATTACAATGCTACAGCCTCTGCGGCCCCCGACCCGATGacaccacaagactaaatggaaGTGGCGGAGCTTGAATAGAAAGCTTGAGGGGCCAGAAACACTAACTAAAATCCACAATATCCATGAACATTAGCCTGATCAATGGAGATTTTAGTAGGGAGGGGGGCATGGCCCACCCTGATCAATGGAGATTTTAGTGGGGAGGGGGGCATGGCCCACCCTGCCCACAGGTAAGCTCTGCCAGTGTAAATGGATGTGGAGTTTATTTATATCTCACACTAACTGACACTTGAAACACTATTAAGTGACTTGAGGTTGATGCTCACAACCTCCATGGGAGAAAGCATCCACGCATCATTCCTTCAGAGCTATAACCAAACCACGATTTCGTTAGATAAGCAATACATAACCACAAATATTGAAAGTTGCATGTGTCCTTCTTACTACGAGGAAGAAGAACTTTCTCCACGGCGTACCCCAGCAAGTGCGGTGTCACGTACGTCCTGGTCCGCCGACTTGATCGCCATCAAGTGAAGGACCATGGCTAAAGCGAGCACCAGTGAGTGCGGGAATACGGACCACGCGACGTTGTTTGTTTTGTGTTGTGGGTGCTTGGTGCTCCTTGATCTTGTGTTGGCTACTTGGGGTGCTCAACTCATTTGTTCACACACGCGCCTTTACAGTGTGTTTGCACTCCACTTGAACAAAAATCCctgctccaccaactccatggagtAGGGTGGTGCCAAACAGCAAGGCGCATGATTCTATGTGAGTTCGGCGAGATAATGTGGTACCCtaagaagccaaaaaaaaagtggCTCCCCACGGCTGCACCCTTGTCGATGGGGGCATGTGACCCTTTTTGCCCGCCGGAGGACAGTAGGCGCACCAGCAGTAGCGGCGTGGTGGAGCTCCATGGCTGGGACAGGACGCGACGGAGCCCTAGCGGCGCAGGggtgcgaggaggaggaaggcagcGCTGGGGTCAGTGGAGCTAGTGGCGCGAGGTGGAGGGAGGCGGCACTATGGCTGGCAAGCCGGCTGCACGAGGCGGAGGAAGGCAGCGCTAGGAGTGGAGGAGTTGGGGTTGGCAGGCCGCAGGCCGGAGGGGCTGGGGCGCCGGCAGGCTAGAGGCACTGGGGGTGGCGGTTGAGCAAAGGCGCTAGAGGCCAGCACTGCGAGCGGATAAGGAGAGAACAGGTGAGGAAAGGAAAATAAGAtatgaaggaaagagaaaaaaatgaaggaagaaaaaaagaaatatgaagaaaagaggaaaatatggaataaaaaataatgaaggGTATTGtggatatttcacatttttatccatTTGAAACAATAAAGAGAAGTTATTTTGCCAAACGTTTGTCTGACCAGCTAAGTTGGAGCTCAAAAAAATCACTCCACCAAAGAAGCCGCAGCCAGAGCCGTTACAGCCACGGCCACCGTCCTACTGAACAAGCTTGTTTGGATCTCACAAAACAAAAAACCCATTTTAACAAACTGTGTTTTAGTCCGGATTTTAGGAAAATCAGTTTCGGATTAGAAGTTAGTTAGCATGTGTTTTACTAATAACTTGTTTGGATATCGTCTAGTACAGAACGAACTTCTGTAAAACAGCGTTCGGTTGGAAaactaaaatgttttttttttaccctcCGTTCTACTGTTGGCGACGAAGATCCCAGCTATCAGAAAACGCCGCACTCCTCGCAGAagcccagcagctgcagctgctgcttaGGGATTGCTTTTTGAGGGGTGAAAATAAAGTCTAGTATAGCCAATTGACCACTGGGCCTTGGCTTTCGGAGGAAGAGAAAGGAAGTTGTTGCTTCTTGGATATTGCTTGGCGATGGAGCCCCAGCCTGGTCCACGCTGGGAAGAAGACCCTTCCAATCTGGCACTGGCAGGCACCCACACGGTTGGGTTCGGTGGCTTGACGACGCTGGCTGATTAGCTGGATAGGGATCGGGTCTGGCCGTCTGGATTGCCTCGCgcaggcagcagccagcaggccaCGCGATGCACGTTTCCAAGAAACTTGCCGAACCGACCGGGCGCGTTGCTGACTTGCACATCGTTGCAGTTccaccggccgccgcgtcgcgcTCGCGCGTGCGCCGCGCCAGGTCTCGTTCGCCGCCCggcacccacccacccaccacaCCGGCCGGGGACAAGGCCGTTTGTTTATAATGGACTGAACCAAAGGCCCATTTTGGCGTGAGACGAATTCTGGCCCGGTCTGCCAGCGATTTTTGCAAAGCCCCTTAGACACTTGcacttcctttccttttttagggcAGAGTGATCTGAAAGCTGAATCTCATGTCGGCGTGCTGCTAAGGTACACAAACACAACAGTTGCTGCCAAGTGCCACCGATTACGGCCATCCTTTTTTCTAAAATCGTTAATACTGCCACCTAGAACAACTTCTTTGCTTCCCTTCAGGTGCTCGAGTATCATGAATTGTATTGGACGTGACCCTGAATTTGTCCACTAATCAGTCAGTATGCATGGCGACATGGTGAGTCATGTACGCATGTCCGAGGAAGGCGTTGCTGCATGAAAAGACGACAGCAGGAGATGAAAGCTAGCTGCTGAATATGCTCAAGATATGAGAGCACAGGAGCATCGATGCGCGGGAGCACCGGAACTCTTCTGGCTTCGTGATATGTGCTTCTCATTTCTTTCTGCCCTCTATTCAACATTCAACAACATTGGTGATGCCCAGTTTCTTTCTGGAAGAAAGATCaggtggaggtggagacggCTGACGACAGGGCTCCACACGCACGCTCACGCACTCGTTCGAATCCCCACGACCCAAGAGCGAGCCTGCCGGATTCAAACGACCCtcccctgcaggctgcagcaccTGCGCTTCGgtcaccaccaccggcgcctcCCCTCGCTCTCGCCCGTGCTTGCCGCCGCCTGCTGGCGGCGGTGGAAACCCTAATGGTGGATCCCGATCATGAATCACAGTTAACTAGAGTAAGCAGAACGAGTTTAACTATACGGATTCAATTATCCAGATTCAAATGTGCTTGGGGTTTGCTCTGGGGGTGAAAAGTTGAAAATAGAGTAGCCAATTGACCATTTGAAGAGAAAGGAAGTTGCTTCTTGGGTTTTGCTTGGTGATAACGCACCAACCACACACACCCATAGGGGAGGGGTACGCTTCGGTGGTACGACAGTGTTAAAAAAATTAATCATAGCACAGCTCATATTGAGGAAATCTATTTGGATTGTCATGTTCCAAATTACAGTACTGTGTGACAAAGCTACAGCCTTTGTGGCTCCCGACCCAACGACATCACGAGACTAAATAGATATGAAGTTTATTTATCTCACACTTGACCCCACACCAGTACGTGACTTGAGGCTGTTGCAGTGTCTAGCAGGAGCTTCTTATTCatcctcctttttttctttcttccgttcttttctttttcctcaaaAATCATAGAGGGGCTGAAGGGGGCTCCACTATCCGAGAGGCGGTAGGGTACTtgagcccccccccccacacacactaCTTGATCTGTTCTTGCTACTGGTGACACCACGCAAATAACCTACATGG
It includes:
- the LOC101782286 gene encoding protein FMP32, mitochondrial; this translates as MAAAAVACRRALLLHGQHQWPQRWAGAAVPTSAARSISQLVKTNGRRAFLVDTLALVRKLESQGVPTKQAEAITSAITEVLNDSLESISESFVSKAEMQKSEMLQESNISKFKSQVQSSQENHFSLLQRETEKLRGDIDKMRSELKYEIDKVTAGQRLDLNLERGRIRDELAKQNEETTELTTKLDKEIHSLKAQLEAAKYDVIKYCIGTIVSISAVGLAVLRIVM